In one Ktedonobacteraceae bacterium genomic region, the following are encoded:
- a CDS encoding lysylphosphatidylglycerol synthase transmembrane domain-containing protein: protein MQKSTLVKIGKRVLQIGLPIVVLASLLYKLRDWGNWNALLVSAHSWNYWLLALAFFGFVLQELSFGLIWKAVLARLGFTLDLRASLRIYLASEFVRYIPGNVWHVLTRILWVGKYGASRTIAFASMTIELITKLAAGAFIFALSLIFWGDIGAIGSLFHGSLFILVGVAIFLALLVLIHPRILNGLLNLALRVLKREPVVLTVSYRDILLVTLAWCGSWFIAGSGFFVLLLALWPHTTLAMLPLCIGIYAIAWDFGFVTFITPSGLGFRELAITALFALSLPSVPVPLVAILALLSRAVSTLAELLCVSVAYLSGGRAARSIQQEQEADQPPLAKEARQEQQENISDETPAGVSAEGGNVGD, encoded by the coding sequence ATGCAGAAGTCTACTCTGGTAAAAATCGGCAAGCGTGTATTGCAAATTGGTTTGCCCATCGTCGTTCTGGCCTCGCTCCTGTATAAATTGCGCGATTGGGGAAATTGGAATGCGCTGCTTGTCAGTGCTCACTCGTGGAATTACTGGCTGCTGGCCCTGGCATTTTTCGGTTTTGTGCTGCAAGAGTTATCCTTTGGCCTGATCTGGAAGGCAGTGCTGGCCCGTCTCGGTTTCACCTTAGATCTGCGTGCCAGCCTGCGCATCTACCTGGCCTCAGAATTTGTGCGCTACATCCCGGGCAATGTCTGGCATGTTCTCACGCGAATTCTTTGGGTTGGTAAATATGGCGCCTCTCGCACGATTGCTTTTGCCAGCATGACTATCGAACTGATTACCAAGCTGGCTGCCGGAGCATTCATTTTCGCCTTGAGCCTGATTTTCTGGGGAGATATCGGAGCCATTGGTTCTCTGTTCCACGGCTCCCTTTTCATCCTGGTTGGGGTTGCCATATTTCTGGCATTGCTCGTTCTCATCCATCCTCGCATCCTCAACGGTTTGCTTAATCTTGCCTTGCGCGTGTTAAAGCGCGAACCGGTGGTATTGACCGTGAGCTACAGGGATATTCTGCTGGTCACGCTGGCGTGGTGTGGAAGCTGGTTTATCGCAGGCAGCGGATTTTTCGTGCTTTTATTAGCCCTCTGGCCGCACACAACCCTGGCGATGCTCCCTCTCTGTATCGGTATCTACGCGATAGCCTGGGATTTTGGGTTTGTCACCTTTATCACGCCCAGCGGCCTGGGATTTCGAGAACTGGCGATTACCGCGCTCTTTGCCCTTTCTTTACCATCCGTGCCTGTTCCCCTGGTCGCTATCCTGGCGCTGCTCTCGCGCGCCGTCTCCACACTGGCCGAACTCCTCTGTGTCAGCGTCGCCTATCTGAGTGGCGGCCGGGCTGCACGTTCGATACAGCAAGAACAAGAGGCAGATCAACCCCCGCTTGCGAAAGAGGCAAGGCAAGAACAGCAAGAGAATATTTCAGATGAGACTCCGGCAGGCGTCTCTGCTGAAGGAGGGAATGTGGGTGACTAG
- a CDS encoding metalloregulator ArsR/SmtB family transcription factor yields MQEAYKAIADPTRRRILKYLRGGERTAGELAEYAGVGRTALSHHLLVLKLADLVRVERRGQFQVYSLNTTVFQDLLTEILGWLGGMDDSSVQEGAPTQENLSEETFNG; encoded by the coding sequence ATGCAAGAGGCGTACAAAGCCATTGCCGATCCGACGCGGCGGCGCATCTTAAAATACCTGCGGGGAGGAGAACGTACAGCGGGTGAACTGGCTGAGTATGCGGGCGTTGGACGTACCGCGCTCTCACATCACCTTCTGGTCTTGAAACTTGCCGATCTCGTGCGTGTTGAGCGCCGGGGTCAGTTCCAGGTTTATTCGCTCAATACGACCGTCTTTCAGGATTTGCTCACGGAAATTTTAGGCTGGCTTGGAGGAATGGACGATTCCTCTGTTCAAGAAGGCGCTCCTACACAAGAAAACTTGTCCGAAGAAACATTCAATGGCTGA
- a CDS encoding thioesterase family protein — MALELGLTGEMTTTVVHENTAAYVGAGGVEVFATPMMIALMENASWRAVADHLDEGYVTVGTLVNVRHLAATPLGQQVRATAKLIEIDGRRLVFQVEAYDEKRKIGEGLHERFIVNLDRFMKSGS, encoded by the coding sequence ATGGCACTTGAGCTAGGTTTGACGGGAGAGATGACGACGACGGTCGTGCATGAAAACACGGCGGCATATGTAGGAGCGGGCGGAGTCGAGGTATTCGCGACTCCCATGATGATTGCCTTGATGGAGAACGCATCCTGGCGAGCAGTTGCCGATCACCTGGATGAGGGATATGTGACGGTCGGGACATTAGTCAACGTGCGCCACCTTGCCGCCACACCACTCGGTCAGCAGGTGCGTGCCACCGCGAAGTTGATTGAGATCGATGGACGCCGCCTCGTTTTTCAGGTCGAAGCTTATGACGAGAAGAGAAAAATCGGCGAAGGTCTGCACGAGCGCTTTATTGTCAACCTGGATCGTTTTATGAAGAGTGGCTCCTGA
- a CDS encoding glycosyltransferase family 2 protein: protein MLQTEISSLPAQSELPTSVEPETLLTSSSPQEVAISFVIPVMNEEENIRPLYDKLSSQLDALDQSYEVIFVDDGSTDKTFLELKKLHAEHPGVVRVIRFRKNFGKTPALVAGFSRCRGEIIFTMDGDLQDDPEEIPNFLAKLDEGYDLVSGWKFPRLDPISKTFPSRIFNGMVSKMTGVHLHDINNGFKAYRREVIEDSHIKLYGEFHRFVPVMAHWRGYSVTEIKVKHHPRIHGVSKFGARRFARGLIDLLNVLFLTTFLRMPLRLFGPLGFWTFLLGVIVDLYVVIRSYFFTYEPIHNQPMLFVGILLMIFGVQFILTGLQSEMIRHYAFRSDEEYSIRQELD, encoded by the coding sequence ATGTTACAGACGGAAATTTCATCATTACCTGCCCAGAGCGAATTACCAACTTCTGTTGAACCCGAAACTCTTCTAACCTCTTCCTCGCCGCAAGAGGTGGCGATTTCGTTCGTCATACCCGTTATGAACGAGGAAGAGAATATACGACCGTTATATGACAAGCTATCGTCGCAGCTCGATGCCCTTGATCAGAGCTATGAAGTCATATTTGTCGATGATGGCAGTACAGATAAAACGTTTCTTGAACTGAAGAAATTACATGCCGAGCATCCTGGCGTGGTGCGCGTGATTCGTTTCCGCAAGAACTTCGGCAAAACTCCGGCACTGGTGGCGGGCTTTAGCCGCTGCCGCGGTGAAATCATTTTCACCATGGATGGCGACCTGCAAGACGATCCTGAAGAGATTCCGAATTTCCTGGCGAAGCTCGATGAGGGATATGATCTCGTGTCGGGTTGGAAATTCCCGCGCCTTGATCCTATCTCGAAGACGTTCCCGTCGCGCATCTTCAATGGCATGGTCAGCAAAATGACCGGCGTGCATTTGCATGATATTAATAATGGCTTCAAGGCATACCGGCGCGAGGTGATCGAGGATAGCCATATCAAACTGTATGGCGAATTTCATCGTTTTGTACCCGTCATGGCCCACTGGCGCGGGTACAGTGTCACGGAAATCAAGGTAAAGCATCATCCACGCATCCATGGTGTCTCGAAATTCGGTGCTCGCCGTTTCGCACGAGGCCTGATAGACCTGTTGAACGTACTCTTCCTTACTACCTTTTTGCGCATGCCCTTGCGACTCTTTGGGCCACTGGGGTTCTGGACGTTTTTGCTCGGTGTGATAGTAGACCTGTACGTGGTCATACGCAGCTACTTTTTCACCTATGAGCCGATTCACAACCAGCCTATGCTCTTCGTGGGTATCCTGTTGATGATCTTTGGCGTCCAGTTTATTCTCACGGGCCTGCAAAGCGAGATGATACGGCACTATGCTTTCCGCTCGGATGAAGAATACAGTATTCGGCAGGAACTGGATTAA
- the mfd gene encoding transcription-repair coupling factor, whose product MTLKGLLALLTQRPEFRRLIQRLRDAEGVPALTGITESARPYVLAALASSLKQPLLVVVSNEEQANEIADTLKVLVEDPKDVLLLPDRDALPYERLISDAETTQQRMNALICLAERERNAIIVCSARALTQPVIPPQELLASLYDLKPGQEVDLTLMLEHLYNLGYEPVTEVEEPGQFSHRGGIVDLFPPTLPRPVRIEFFGDEIESLRTFDPETQRSLNAIDFCVVSPAREALPLRGPEAAKELAQLNSSMLHRDAEERWNRDLEALRGRHSFDDITFYLPYLHAQASILDYLRSKGLVVLDNPEGIQNRILELDAQAQEMKEHFERERENPTQLRAMHIGWDQLEPKLHQRRQLRFADILSADESDFDAGQHGTEHLVPAFTASNSYGGRLRAFVLDCRKALDHRERIVIVTVQARRLAEVLSDESILNKATIHVSPGTNINELPESSSLTLIQGQLPEGWQSHGLALQVYTDTEIFGWSRRRGAQRRKVVTPASFLADVNPGDYVVHQEYGIGRFEGLVKLNSTGVEREYLLIHYAGTDRLYIPTDQLDRVTRYIGMGDSIPALSKLGTSEWTRAKSKVKENVQDIARDLLRLYSAREASQGHAFPPDSEQPWLQELEDAFPYEETPDQARAIEEVKADMERPRPMDRLVCGDVGYGKTEVALRAAFKAVLDQCQVAILVPTTVLALQHFNTFKERLKPYPVRVELLSRFRSEKEQKQVLEDLALGRVDIVIGTHRLLQKDVVFLNLGLLIVDEEQRFGVVHKERLKELRTEIDVLTMTATPIPRTLHMSLVNIRDMSVIETPPQERLPIRTTIREYDEKLIREAILREIDRGGQVFFVHNRVHGIQVIAQKLQKLVPEARIVIGHGQMPEDQLERVMLDFSSGEYDVLVSTTIIENGLDITNANTIIVNNAALFGLAQLYQLRGRVGRGTHQAYAYFLYNKDTKLTPTQEKRLRAIFEATELGAGFRIAMKDLEIRGAGNLLGAEQSGFMNSVGFDLYCKLLAEAVEEMQGKRVETVTPTVSIDLPLDSYLPDEYVGDRTLKVKFYQRLANLSTPEQVEAMEAEMTDRFGPPPLQVRNLLAMVRLKVEAARLGFEAISARDNEFVLTVRRTIVPNRIVLYRRFRNEARVQQGVIRIPRRLLGTNWMEQLRELLPAITTAA is encoded by the coding sequence GTGACACTTAAGGGTTTACTTGCACTTTTAACACAGCGGCCAGAGTTTCGCCGCTTGATACAACGACTGCGTGATGCTGAAGGAGTCCCTGCCCTGACAGGAATCACCGAGTCAGCACGTCCCTATGTGCTTGCGGCTCTGGCTTCGAGCCTCAAACAGCCATTGCTGGTGGTTGTCTCGAATGAGGAACAGGCGAACGAAATAGCAGACACGCTGAAGGTACTGGTTGAAGATCCAAAGGATGTACTTTTATTGCCCGACCGCGACGCGCTACCCTATGAACGCTTGATTAGCGATGCCGAAACAACCCAGCAGCGCATGAATGCTCTGATTTGCCTGGCCGAGCGTGAACGTAACGCCATTATTGTCTGTTCAGCGCGAGCACTTACCCAGCCTGTCATCCCTCCACAAGAACTACTGGCCTCACTCTATGACCTGAAACCCGGGCAGGAAGTCGATCTCACGCTGATGCTCGAACACCTCTATAATCTGGGCTATGAGCCGGTAACTGAGGTTGAGGAGCCGGGGCAGTTCAGCCATCGTGGTGGTATTGTCGATCTCTTCCCACCTACGTTGCCCCGCCCTGTGCGTATCGAATTCTTCGGCGATGAAATCGAATCATTGCGCACCTTCGACCCGGAGACACAGCGTTCGCTGAATGCCATTGATTTCTGCGTGGTCAGTCCCGCTCGCGAAGCATTGCCACTGCGCGGACCCGAGGCCGCGAAAGAACTGGCCCAATTGAACAGTTCGATGCTGCATCGCGATGCCGAGGAGCGCTGGAATCGCGACCTGGAAGCATTACGAGGACGGCACTCGTTTGACGATATTACTTTTTACCTGCCCTACCTGCACGCGCAGGCCAGCATTCTGGACTACCTGCGTTCAAAAGGGCTGGTAGTTCTCGACAATCCCGAAGGCATCCAGAATCGCATCCTTGAACTGGACGCGCAGGCCCAGGAGATGAAAGAGCATTTTGAACGTGAACGCGAGAATCCCACTCAGTTGCGGGCCATGCATATTGGCTGGGATCAGCTGGAACCAAAGTTACACCAGCGCCGCCAGCTCCGTTTCGCCGATATCCTTTCGGCAGATGAAAGCGATTTCGATGCCGGGCAGCATGGTACGGAACACCTGGTGCCAGCTTTCACCGCCAGTAACTCCTACGGCGGTCGACTACGCGCATTTGTGCTGGACTGCCGTAAGGCGCTGGATCACCGCGAACGGATCGTCATCGTCACAGTCCAGGCACGCAGATTGGCCGAAGTCCTCAGTGACGAATCCATTCTGAATAAGGCGACGATCCACGTCAGCCCGGGGACAAACATCAATGAATTGCCGGAGAGCAGTAGCCTGACGCTCATTCAAGGACAACTGCCAGAGGGGTGGCAATCGCACGGACTGGCATTGCAGGTCTATACGGATACTGAGATCTTTGGTTGGTCGCGCCGTCGAGGAGCGCAGAGACGTAAAGTAGTCACACCAGCCTCGTTCCTGGCCGATGTCAATCCAGGGGATTATGTGGTTCACCAGGAATACGGTATCGGGCGCTTCGAGGGCCTTGTCAAATTGAACAGCACGGGCGTCGAGCGTGAATACCTGCTGATCCACTACGCCGGCACCGATAGGCTCTATATTCCAACCGACCAGCTTGACCGGGTGACGCGCTACATCGGCATGGGCGACTCGATTCCGGCACTCAGCAAATTAGGCACGTCGGAATGGACACGCGCCAAATCGAAGGTCAAAGAGAATGTGCAGGACATCGCGCGCGACCTGCTGCGCCTGTATAGCGCGCGCGAGGCAAGCCAGGGGCACGCGTTCCCACCCGATTCCGAACAGCCCTGGCTGCAAGAACTGGAAGACGCTTTTCCCTACGAAGAAACACCAGACCAGGCTCGCGCCATTGAAGAAGTCAAGGCCGATATGGAGCGCCCGCGGCCAATGGATCGACTGGTATGCGGAGATGTTGGTTACGGCAAAACTGAGGTGGCGCTGCGGGCCGCGTTCAAGGCTGTGCTGGATCAGTGCCAGGTCGCTATCCTGGTTCCCACCACCGTCCTCGCGCTCCAGCACTTCAATACGTTCAAAGAGCGTCTGAAGCCCTACCCGGTGCGGGTTGAACTATTAAGCCGCTTCCGTTCAGAGAAAGAGCAGAAGCAGGTATTGGAAGACCTGGCCCTGGGCAGAGTGGATATTGTGATCGGGACGCATCGCCTGTTGCAGAAAGATGTCGTCTTCCTCAATCTTGGCCTGCTGATCGTGGACGAGGAACAGCGCTTCGGCGTCGTGCATAAGGAACGGCTCAAGGAACTGCGCACTGAGATCGATGTGCTGACGATGACGGCCACGCCTATCCCGCGCACGCTGCACATGTCGCTGGTCAATATACGCGATATGAGCGTGATCGAGACGCCGCCACAGGAGCGCCTGCCGATTCGCACTACCATTCGCGAGTACGATGAGAAACTGATTCGCGAGGCCATCCTGCGCGAAATTGATCGCGGCGGGCAGGTGTTTTTCGTGCATAACCGCGTGCATGGCATCCAGGTAATTGCGCAGAAGCTGCAAAAACTCGTGCCAGAAGCTCGTATCGTCATCGGACACGGGCAGATGCCCGAAGACCAGTTGGAACGGGTAATGCTAGATTTTTCCAGCGGCGAGTACGATGTGCTGGTTTCGACCACAATTATTGAGAATGGGCTGGATATTACAAACGCCAACACCATTATCGTGAATAACGCTGCCCTGTTCGGCCTGGCGCAACTATACCAGCTGCGCGGGCGTGTTGGACGAGGCACGCACCAGGCCTATGCCTACTTCCTTTACAACAAGGATACGAAGCTGACGCCCACTCAAGAGAAGCGTTTGCGCGCTATCTTTGAGGCGACCGAATTAGGGGCAGGCTTCCGCATCGCTATGAAGGATTTAGAGATACGCGGCGCAGGCAATCTGCTGGGAGCGGAACAATCCGGCTTTATGAATTCTGTCGGCTTCGACCTGTATTGCAAGCTGCTCGCGGAGGCAGTAGAGGAAATGCAGGGCAAGCGCGTGGAAACAGTCACACCCACGGTCTCTATCGACCTGCCGCTCGATTCATACCTGCCAGACGAGTACGTTGGAGATCGCACGCTTAAAGTGAAATTCTACCAGCGACTGGCCAACCTCAGTACGCCTGAACAGGTCGAGGCGATGGAGGCAGAGATGACAGACAGATTCGGCCCCCCCCCCTTGCAGGTGCGAAATTTGCTGGCGATGGTACGCCTCAAGGTAGAAGCTGCTCGGCTTGGCTTCGAGGCCATCTCCGCGCGCGATAATGAATTCGTGCTGACAGTGAGACGCACGATTGTACCCAATCGCATTGTGCTCTACAGGCGATTCCGCAACGAGGCGCGCGTTCAGCAAGGCGTTATCCGCATCCCACGGCGCTTGCTGGGTACCAACTGGATGGAGCAACTGCGCGAATTGCTGCCGGCGATTACGACGGCGGCTTGA
- a CDS encoding DUF4388 domain-containing protein codes for MAKGRDLTAESLKDVLEVVRARRQSGSLSIEHIQGGRIEEGEIYFQNGRAIHAQVGQLTGQDAINWLLTWHNVRFAFTNDAPEPSASAAPVTGPITTPSRLTRQDISGVPEVVNGSSSSAVIRTSPAPFLPSAGMGRIVPQKRRLVEDVSSLPLTRRQRYIYFLVDGRRSIADLSRTTGKSIQEVELILRELQEQGLIAI; via the coding sequence ATGGCAAAAGGCAGAGATTTAACTGCTGAAAGTCTAAAGGATGTACTTGAAGTGGTCCGAGCAAGGCGACAAAGTGGCTCGTTGAGCATAGAGCATATACAGGGAGGTCGGATTGAGGAGGGGGAGATATATTTCCAGAATGGACGTGCTATCCATGCGCAGGTTGGGCAATTAACCGGTCAGGATGCGATAAACTGGCTCCTGACCTGGCATAATGTACGTTTCGCCTTTACAAATGACGCGCCAGAACCATCGGCCAGCGCTGCCCCTGTTACCGGGCCAATCACCACCCCATCGCGCCTCACTCGTCAAGACATAAGTGGTGTTCCTGAAGTGGTCAATGGCAGTTCTTCTAGCGCGGTTATACGCACCTCGCCCGCTCCTTTCCTTCCATCCGCGGGAATGGGACGTATCGTTCCACAGAAGAGGCGGCTGGTGGAAGATGTGTCATCTCTGCCGCTTACCCGCCGCCAGCGCTATATCTACTTCCTGGTTGATGGGCGTCGTTCCATCGCAGACCTCTCTCGCACGACGGGCAAGAGTATTCAGGAAGTGGAGCTGATCCTGCGCGAATTGCAAGAACAGGGACTGATCGCCATTTAA
- a CDS encoding DUF2079 domain-containing protein: protein MTSTTWRKRFAVWRSRLYLYPPPEPMPRTRVFWISMGLVALLAAAFSAFFIAFLTSRHNAFLTGAEDMGIMDQAVWGILHGQPLHMSICNIVSDTNCYSSAGVSRFAIHFEPILFPISLLYIFWPGPNTLVIFQTLVVASGAFPAFWLARLRLRSNLAAVPFALLYLLYPAQQQATIFEFHAVALTAALLLFALYFMYTRKTVWLFVFAILTMACKEELPAVIALLGLWMILFQQRWRAGLGLVVLAFGWLGITLLSYHFSSPTGHPLLVSRYSYLGNSPVQIVLHVLRHPISMFKQHVWEIRHRAYLELLLAPAGYLPLLAPWVLVLAVPSLALNLFSSDPNQYVGVFQYSAEIVPILIFATIEAMVFIIWLVQWYINYVQEMRPKVQATEAVATTAGPIRLLRSSRWLHPVLLTVLIVFALASVVNQDFTYGSLPFSQGFQWPQVTDHDKVAQQLIDMIPSSASVSAQSNLVPHISERSNIYMFPYQDNSADYIFLDVTNNTYPLYSDQYTTDVNTILLGGNYGIVAAQDGYLLLKRGLPSPGIAPYSPAQSGPNVIPNLPDSFCSFTQVPQQQVTNPLQVNFTATDGSNDSLSLVGYSFSPPDSFTANANTRYMQVNTYWRVNTPVLPALRIQVRLANQSNKEEYSSTDFPALTWCPTTTWKPGTIILAASRILYIGSVPTGLAHVSIALLPLTVPLGTIAAQQDRLPLQIVNAPDTIVPAPGTNAVQIATFTIT from the coding sequence GTGACTAGCACGACCTGGCGTAAACGTTTCGCGGTATGGCGGAGTCGCCTCTATCTCTATCCGCCGCCCGAACCCATGCCCCGTACGCGCGTATTTTGGATTTCAATGGGGCTTGTCGCTCTTCTGGCGGCGGCGTTCTCCGCCTTTTTCATCGCATTTCTCACCAGCCGTCATAATGCATTCCTGACCGGTGCCGAGGATATGGGCATCATGGATCAGGCGGTCTGGGGTATTTTACATGGGCAGCCGCTCCACATGTCTATTTGCAATATCGTAAGCGATACTAATTGTTATAGCTCTGCTGGAGTCTCGCGTTTTGCCATTCATTTCGAGCCGATTCTTTTTCCCATTTCGCTATTATATATTTTCTGGCCCGGCCCCAATACCCTGGTAATTTTTCAAACGTTGGTAGTGGCGAGTGGAGCTTTTCCAGCTTTCTGGCTGGCGCGTTTGCGTTTGCGCAGTAACCTGGCGGCGGTGCCTTTTGCTCTTCTCTACCTGCTTTACCCGGCGCAGCAACAGGCCACCATCTTTGAATTTCATGCTGTTGCCTTGACTGCGGCGCTCCTGCTCTTTGCCCTTTATTTCATGTATACACGCAAAACGGTGTGGCTCTTCGTCTTTGCCATCCTCACTATGGCCTGCAAAGAGGAGCTTCCTGCCGTAATAGCTTTGCTCGGCCTGTGGATGATTCTCTTCCAGCAGCGCTGGCGTGCCGGCCTGGGATTGGTTGTGCTTGCGTTTGGCTGGCTGGGAATTACACTGCTCAGCTATCATTTCTCCAGTCCCACGGGGCATCCACTCCTGGTGTCACGCTATAGCTATCTTGGCAACAGCCCCGTGCAGATTGTGCTGCATGTGCTGCGGCATCCCATCAGCATGTTTAAACAGCATGTCTGGGAGATTCGCCACCGCGCTTATCTGGAGTTATTGCTTGCTCCCGCCGGTTATCTACCGTTGCTTGCTCCCTGGGTACTGGTACTTGCCGTTCCTTCGCTGGCGCTTAACCTGTTTAGTTCTGATCCTAACCAGTATGTGGGCGTTTTCCAGTATAGCGCGGAGATTGTTCCCATTCTTATCTTTGCGACCATCGAAGCTATGGTATTTATCATCTGGCTGGTCCAATGGTATATCAATTATGTGCAAGAGATGCGTCCAAAGGTTCAAGCGACTGAAGCTGTAGCTACCACGGCTGGCCCTATTCGTTTGTTGCGTTCCTCGCGCTGGTTGCACCCTGTCTTGTTGACGGTCTTGATCGTTTTCGCGCTGGCGAGTGTGGTGAATCAGGATTTCACCTATGGTTCGTTGCCGTTTTCACAGGGTTTTCAATGGCCGCAGGTCACCGATCATGACAAGGTGGCGCAGCAACTCATCGATATGATTCCTTCTTCGGCGTCGGTGTCGGCACAATCGAACCTTGTACCACATATCAGCGAGCGCTCGAATATCTATATGTTTCCTTATCAAGACAATTCAGCTGATTACATCTTCCTGGATGTGACCAACAATACGTATCCTCTCTATTCCGACCAGTATACTACGGATGTGAATACTATTCTGCTGGGCGGGAATTATGGGATTGTAGCTGCACAAGATGGTTACCTGTTGCTCAAGCGGGGGCTACCTTCTCCAGGCATTGCTCCTTACTCACCGGCTCAGTCCGGTCCTAATGTTATACCGAATCTGCCGGATAGCTTCTGTTCTTTTACTCAAGTACCGCAACAGCAGGTGACAAACCCGCTGCAGGTCAATTTCACCGCAACTGATGGTTCTAACGATAGCTTGAGCCTGGTTGGCTATAGTTTTTCGCCGCCGGATTCGTTTACTGCCAATGCCAATACCCGTTATATGCAGGTGAATACGTACTGGAGAGTGAATACACCGGTTCTGCCTGCTCTGCGGATACAGGTGCGGCTGGCGAATCAGTCCAACAAAGAAGAGTATTCCAGCACTGATTTTCCGGCCCTGACGTGGTGTCCTACTACTACCTGGAAGCCGGGAACTATCATACTGGCGGCCAGCAGAATCCTCTACATTGGTAGTGTACCAACAGGGTTGGCACATGTATCGATAGCCCTCTTGCCTTTAACTGTTCCGTTAGGTACAATAGCAGCGCAACAGGATAGACTACCGTTACAAATTGTGAACGCTCCTGACACTATTGTTCCTGCACCGGGGACAAATGCCGTGCAGATAGCCACATTCACGATTACCTGA
- a CDS encoding glycerophosphodiester phosphodiesterase has product MARHIQKVAHRGGAALAPQNTLAAFRNALKLPIDTIELDVQMSRDGHVIVFHDNTVEKLTDGSGNILDLDFAYLRNLNAAAHFPGGWPEPQQIPTLREVLDLAKGHVGVYIEIKFSERNGVYGRYPDIAEAVVGEVRAAGMLDQVLIISFDWKILPIVKALEPALQTGAIVSDDVWNPHAEHALQTLINDVSSLGCNWINMDSHLFMHDMSGAAHKYGLQLGVWTVNSIAEMRSFAAAGVDSITSDRPDLFAQLPLLMDFDDRLE; this is encoded by the coding sequence ATGGCTCGTCATATACAAAAGGTAGCACACCGTGGGGGTGCTGCACTTGCGCCGCAAAATACGTTAGCCGCATTTCGTAATGCCCTTAAGCTACCTATAGATACTATTGAACTTGATGTGCAGATGTCTCGCGATGGACACGTCATCGTATTTCACGATAACACTGTTGAGAAGCTTACCGATGGTTCCGGCAATATACTTGACCTCGATTTTGCCTACCTGCGCAATCTCAATGCGGCGGCTCATTTTCCTGGTGGTTGGCCGGAACCACAGCAGATTCCAACACTGAGAGAAGTCCTCGATCTCGCGAAAGGCCATGTTGGAGTCTATATCGAAATCAAATTCAGTGAGCGAAATGGAGTGTATGGGCGCTATCCTGACATCGCGGAAGCAGTCGTGGGCGAGGTACGAGCCGCCGGTATGCTTGATCAGGTGCTGATCATCTCTTTTGACTGGAAGATACTACCCATCGTCAAGGCGTTGGAACCGGCATTGCAGACCGGAGCCATCGTTTCAGACGATGTCTGGAATCCGCATGCCGAGCATGCGCTGCAAACCCTCATTAATGATGTTTCTTCTCTTGGATGCAACTGGATCAATATGGATAGTCACCTCTTTATGCATGATATGTCCGGAGCCGCACACAAGTATGGATTGCAACTTGGTGTCTGGACGGTCAATTCCATCGCTGAGATGCGCAGTTTTGCAGCGGCAGGGGTAGACTCAATCACCAGCGACCGTCCTGACCTCTTTGCGCAACTGCCACTCCTGATGGATTTTGACGATCGGCTCGAGTAG
- a CDS encoding NAD(P)-binding domain-containing protein, translating into MATEKPTIAVLGAGNIGGSIGRKWINAGYEVIFGVNDVNGKNAQALRGELGDRAQIGTIADALNSNPAVVLMAIPGTAMEPTIAQYASQLDGRIIIDSANRMGASTMNSFAALQQHTPNAHIYRAFNTYGFENFANPEFHGVQADLFYCGPDDDSRPIVEQLISAVGLRPVYLGGVSQVGIVDGITGIWFALAIGQKKGRHLAFKVLER; encoded by the coding sequence ATGGCAACAGAGAAACCAACTATCGCTGTTCTCGGAGCGGGTAATATCGGCGGCTCAATCGGACGCAAATGGATCAACGCTGGGTACGAGGTCATCTTTGGAGTAAACGACGTGAACGGCAAAAATGCCCAGGCTCTACGTGGCGAGCTGGGTGATCGCGCGCAGATTGGCACGATAGCCGATGCTTTGAACAGCAACCCGGCCGTTGTACTGATGGCAATTCCTGGCACAGCGATGGAGCCGACAATTGCCCAGTACGCTTCCCAGCTTGATGGGAGGATCATTATCGATTCGGCAAACAGAATGGGTGCAAGCACGATGAACAGCTTTGCCGCGCTTCAGCAGCATACCCCAAATGCTCATATTTATCGTGCTTTCAACACCTATGGCTTCGAGAATTTCGCCAACCCAGAATTTCATGGCGTCCAGGCAGATCTCTTCTACTGCGGGCCTGATGATGACTCACGCCCTATAGTTGAGCAGTTGATCTCCGCGGTTGGGCTGCGGCCCGTCTACCTCGGTGGAGTTAGTCAGGTAGGCATTGTCGATGGTATCACGGGAATATGGTTTGCCCTTGCCATCGGACAGAAAAAGGGACGGCACCTTGCTTTTAAGGTACTTGAACGGTAG